Proteins encoded by one window of Xiphias gladius isolate SHS-SW01 ecotype Sanya breed wild chromosome 15, ASM1685928v1, whole genome shotgun sequence:
- the c15h6orf120 gene encoding UPF0669 protein C6orf120 homolog, producing the protein MMLSCSALVVALLLSHARSFLSPSEDDGIPEEWVLLHVVQGHIGAGNYSYLRLNHDGRIILHMQSLKGDADLYVSDKTLQPSFDTYKLQSATCGKDVVVVPGEFVRPVGIGIYGHPSHQESEFEMRVFYDETVPQNPFDMGSYGSEDGHKQKKFPQASEEKEESIFWTILIGLLKIILEILF; encoded by the coding sequence ATGATGCTGAGCTGCAGCGCCCTGGTCGTCGCCCTCCTGCTGTCCCACGCCAGAAGCTTCCTGAGCCCCTCAGAGGACGATGGCATCCCTGAGGAGTGGGTGCTCCTCCATGTGGTTCAGGGCCACATCGGGGCCGGAAACTACAGCTACCTGCGCCTCAACCACGATGGCAGAATCATCCTGCATATGCAAAGCCTCAAGGGAGACGCGGACCTCTATGTGTCTGATAAAACCCTGCAGCCGAGCTTCGACACCTACAAGCTGCAGTCGGCCACCTGTGGAAAGGACGTGGTGGTGGTGCCGGGGGAATTCGTGAGGCCTGTGGGCATCGGCATTTACGGCCACCCGTCTCACCAGGAGAGCGAGTTTGAAATGCGGGTGTTTTACGATGAGACGGTGCCCCAGAATCCGTTCGATATGGGCTCGTACGGTTCAGAGGACGGACATAAGCAGAAGAAATTTCCTCAGGCatcagaggagaaagaggagtcGATCTTTTGGACAATTCTGATCGGGCTTTTGAAGATTATTCTTgagattttgttttga